The Thermococcus eurythermalis genomic sequence CTCTTCGAGCTCTTCCGGCACGTTGCCTTGCTTTAAAGCAATTTCCCTAATAGAAACCAGCTTGGAGTAAGCTTTTGGTAGGCTTCCCTCCATGATGCTATTCTTGGCCTTCTGGAAGAGCTCTAGGAGGTTCACAGTTAGATGCTTGTCACCTTGGCCAGCGGCGACCGAGACAACGTTATTGTTGCCAACTGTTATCGTTACCGGGGCGTTCGCGTTGGTTATTGTAATGCTTGGAGAAGCGAGTGAAAGAGTCTGGGCTACTTCAGAGAGTGCTTTCTTAATGGTGTCATAAAGGGGTTTGCTCTGGAACTCTTTTTCCAATTCTCCTATGTCTACGTTATGCTTCTTGAGATACGACTTAATGTCCATGATAGAATTTAAATTGTCCTTCAGGTACTTCAAAGAAGCCTTTGGGTTATACTGTGTGAGCACCAAAACTGAGAGCAGATTTAGGGAGTTCTTGAACATTATCTCCTCGGGAGAATTAATAGAGTACTCTCCGAGTGATATTTTTCCTTTGACATTAACCCCCCCAGTGCCTCCGTACACTGAATAGTCCATTATATGAACGTCCTGCCCGAGGGAT encodes the following:
- a CDS encoding bactofilin family protein — its product is MLLRGVVREPIFPQNSHLEESVRIERPAIVLDFVLANSIEVDDATDDDRVITSSLFGKDRVVVGRNVAIVGNVQSNGKITIGDGSVVFGNVVGREVTVRTNVNVLGNIIAVNKVVIGTGSKIGGYAASIHGTVKADDNVEVFDIFGNSGISLGQDVHIMDYSVYGGTGGVNVKGKISLGEYSINSPEEIMFKNSLNLLSVLVLTQYNPKASLKYLKDNLNSIMDIKSYLKKHNVDIGELEKEFQSKPLYDTIKKALSEVAQTLSLASPSITITNANAPVTITVGNNNVVSVAAGQGDKHLTVNLLELFQKAKNSIMEGSLPKAYSKLVSIREIALKQGNVPEELEEALSIIKNRIRGGVTVANEELKEVLISLLDAAYNKLLKV